The DNA region TCTGCCAACAATAGAAGCTATGGCGAACGTGGAATCCTTCGACCTTGACCACACCAAAGTTCAGGCGCCCTACGTCCGGCTGGCGGGCGTGAAGACCACTCCCCGTGGAGACAGCATCAGTAAGTATGACCTACGCCTGCTGCAACCTAACCGGGGGGCCATTGATCCGGCGGCCATCCATACGCTCGAACATCTGCTCGCCGGATACCTGCGCGACCACCTCGACAACGTGGTTGACGTATCCCCGATGGGCTGCCGCACCGGCATGTACATGGCTGTCATCGGCGAGCCCGACGAGCAGGGTGTCCTCCGCGCTTTTGAAGCCGCCCTGCGCGACACCGCAGGACACGACCGCCCCATCCCGGGCGTCAGCGAGCTTGAATGCGGCAATTACCGCGACCACGATCTGAAGGCTGCCCGTCAACATGCCCGCGACGCCCTCGCCGGGGGCTTGAAGGTGCAGGAGACGGTGCTGCTGCAACGCTGAATCCCTCCTCGTTCCCCCTCCTCAAGTCCTGTGCGGGAGGGTATTGACAAATCCGGAGACGACCAGTATCTTTTCTGAGCCTCGGTTGAGGCGAGCAGCATGACAAGCGAAGGTGTGAGCGAGAAGAGCA from Deinococcus aetherius includes:
- a CDS encoding S-ribosylhomocysteine lyase; amino-acid sequence: MANVESFDLDHTKVQAPYVRLAGVKTTPRGDSISKYDLRLLQPNRGAIDPAAIHTLEHLLAGYLRDHLDNVVDVSPMGCRTGMYMAVIGEPDEQGVLRAFEAALRDTAGHDRPIPGVSELECGNYRDHDLKAARQHARDALAGGLKVQETVLLQR